In the Cellulomonas sp. C5510 genome, CAGGAGCGTCGCCTCCGGGCGGCACGCGAAGCGCACGGGCGCGTACGGGGAGGTGCCGAGGCCGCCGCTGACGTGCAGCCACGTGGAGTCGGCGCCGCCGCGCTCGTCGGGGCGCGGGCCGGGCCAGCCGTGCAGGCCCTTGGCCCGGCCGCGGTCCAGGTCGCAGTTGGTGACGAGGGCACCGTAGCCGGGCACCGCGAGCTGGCCGCCGTGCGTGTGGCCGGCCAGCACCAGGTCGGCGTCGTCGGCGTGCATCGCGTCGAGGACGCGCCGGTACGGGGCGTGCGTGACGCCGAGGTGCAGGTCGACGTCGCCGCCCTCGGCGCGGGCCACGCCGGCGTCGTCCCGCACGCGGGCCGGTCGGACGTCGTCCGGGCCACCGCCGACGGGGAACCGGTCACGGTCGAGGTGGGCGTCGTCGGTGCCGACCAGGGAGATCCGGCGCCCCGCGGTCGTCACCTCGCCGCGGCGGTTCGTGAGGTCGACCCAGCCGGCGGACGACAGGCGGCGCCCCAGCTCGCGCCACGGCAGCTCGACGGGTGGCTCGCGGCGCGTCGTCCGCGCGTCGGGCAGGAGGTAGCGGGCGGGGTTCTTGGGCGTCGGGGCGACGAAGTCGTTCGAGCCCCAGACGAACGCCCCCGGGGTGCCGAGGTGCGGCTCCAGCGCGTGGAGGAGCGCGGGCATCGCGTCGAGGTGCGCCCAGTTGTCGCCGGTGTCCACCACCAGGTCGGGGCGCAGCGACGCGAGGTCACGGACCCAGTCGACCTTGCGGCGCTGGCCGGGGGTCAGGTGCAGGTCCGACAGGTGCAGGACCCGCAGCGGGTCCTGACCGGGCGGCAGCACCGGGACGGTGACCTCGCGCAGGGTGTACCAGCGGACCTCGACCAGCGACGCCCAGGCGAGGGCACCCGCGCCGGCGAGCGCGAGGCCGCCGAGCGTGCGGGCGGCGGGGTGCGTCACGGTCTGGCGTTCTGTCCGGGCGGGTTCGCGCCGCCCTCGCCGCCCCCGCCGCCAGGGCCGTTGTCGTCCTGTTGGCCGTTGTCCTGCGGGTCGGGCGCCTGGGGCGCCGGACCGCTCGAGACGGTCAGCGTGATCGACGAGCCGAGCACGGCCTCGCCGGCCGGGTCCTGCGAGATCACGGCACCGGCCGGGACGGTGTCGGAGCTGGCCGGGGCGGTGAGCGACACGACGAAGCCGGCGCCCTCGAGGGTGCTGATGGCGCTCACCTGGTCCTGGCCGACCACCGACGGGACCGGGACGGGGCGACCGTAGACGTAGTCGCTGGTGGGCTCGCCGAAGCCGGGGTTGGGCTGCCCGTCGAGCAGGGCGGTGTCCATGAACCGCTTCCACGTCGGGCCGGCGATCGTCGCGCCGTACATGTAGGTGATCCACCGGCCGTTCACCGTGAGGTGCTGCATCGGCGTGAAGCGGTCCGGGTACCCGACCCACACGGCGGTGGACAGGCGCGGGGTGTAGCCGACGAACCAGGTGTACTCGTTCTCCGACGTCGTGCCCGTCTTGCCGGACGCGGTGTACTGCGGCGTGCCGATCGTCTTGCCCGTGCCGTTGAACACCTGGCTCAGGCCGAAGTTCATCGCGTTGGCGAGCTCGGGGCTGAGGGCCTGTGTGCAGGTGGCGGACGGGACCTCGAGCTCCTCGCCGTTCGCGTTCTTGACGCTCGTGATGGCGATCGGCTGGCAGTAGGTGCCGCCGGAGGCGAAGGTCGCGTACGCCGCGGCGAGCGCGAGCGGCGTCGTCGACTGCGAGCCGAGGACGTTGGCGGGGAACGGGTCGAACGCTCCGGTGCCGGACTTCCCGCCGGCCTTCACGACGCCGAGCTGCGCGGCCCCTTCCATGATGTTGCAGAGGTCGAGCTGCATGGCCATCGTCAGGTACGCCAGGTTGACGGAGCCCTTGGTCGCGTCGGCGACGGTCATGACACCGCGCCCGCCCTCGGCGTTGCCGGGCGTCCAGGTCTTGTTGATGCCCTTCTGCCCGCACGCGGTGAACTGGTTCTCGTTCAAGGGGCGGACGGAGCCGTTGACGCGCTCGTTCAGGCTGTGACCCTGCTTCAGCCACTCCAGCAGGGTGAACGGCTTGAACGTCGAACCGGGGGCGAACCCGGTGGAACCCCCGTAGTCGTACGAGGTGTTGTAGTTGACGGAGGTGTCGCGGCCGGCGGCGTCGGCGGAGTTGTTGAAGTTCCGGTTCTCGGCCATGGCCTTGATCTGACCGGTGCCGGGCTCGACCACCGAGATCGCCGAGCCGATGCCGGTCGGGTCGTCCACCGGCACACCGGCCTTCACCTCGCCGTCGGCGGAGGTCTGCAGCCGCGGGTCGAGCGTCGTCGTGATGGTCAGGCCGCCGCGCAGCAGCAGCTCGCGGCGCTCCTCGGGCGTCTCGCCGAAGGCCGGGTCGTTCTCGATGACACGGGTCACGTAGTCGCAGAAGAACCCGGAGCCGGCGACGACGCTGCCGGCGGACATGCACCCGCTGCGGGGCTCGCTCACGTGGAGGGTGTCGGCGATGGGCGTCTGGACGCCCGTGTCGTACTCCTCCTTCGTGATGTAGTCCTGGTCCCTCATCAGGCCGAGCACGACGTTGCGGCGACCCTGGGCGTCCTCCGGGTAGTCCACGGGGTCGAGGGCGCTGGGGCTCTTGGTGATGCCGGCGATCGTCGCGGCCTCGAGGTACGTCAGGTCCTTGGCGGACTTGCTGAAGTACCGCTGGGCGGCGGACTCCACGCCGTAGGTCGCGACGCCGAACTGCGCGATGTTGAGGTAGTTCTCGAGGATCTCGTCCTTCGTCATCCGCTTCTCGAGGGCGATGGCCAGCTTGGCCTCGCGGAGCTTGCGCGCGTACCCCTCGGTCCCCTCGGCCTCGCGGGCGGCGGCCGCGGCGGCGAGGTCGTTGTCGCGGACCGCGGTCTCGATGAGGACGTTCTTCACGTACTGCTGCGTGAGCGTCGAGGCGCCCTCGCGCGAGCTCCCCATCAGGTTGCGGGCCGCGGCGCGCATCATGCCCGCCGGGTCGATGCCGCCGTGCAGGTAGAACCGCTTGTCCTCCGTGGCGATGACGGCCTGCTGCATGTACTCGGAGACGTCCTCCAGGGGGACGACCACGCGGTTCTCGGAGTAGAAGGTGGCGAGCACGGTGCCGTCTGCGGCGAGCATCGTCGACTTCTCCGACAGGGGGCCCGGCTCGAGCTCGCTCGGCAGGTCCTCGAACGCCTCGATGCTGAGGTCGGTCGCGGTGTCGGCGACGGCCACGGTGGGCAGCACCAGGCCTGCCGTCAGGAGCCCGCCGACGCCCGCCGTCAGCACGAAGGCGAGCAGGAGCGCCAGCGCCTGCACGACGGTGACCTGCCGCCCGCGGGGCGAGGGGGAGGGAGCCATGCCCGCCAGGGTACGGGAGGAGGGCCCGCGTGATCGCGCCGTCCACAGGGCGCACGTCGACCTGCACGCTACCTGCACATGGCGCGCCGCGGGCCGCGACGACGGCAGATCCACCGAACGGTGGATGCCCCGGGACGACACGACCGGGTACGGTCGCCGTGCAGGGGGGACTGCCGCACCGTCCGTCGTCGCACCTGGGTGCCGGCGGGCGCACCGGCGCGTCCCGGTGTCTCAGGGACGAGGGAGTGCCGATGTCGATCGCGGGGCCGGACGGCCACTGGACGGCGCGGGCGGCGTGCGGGTCGGGCAAGGTCCGCCCGGACGAGCTGTTCGTCGAGGGTGCGGCGCAGCGCGACGCGCGCTCCGTGTGCACCTCCTGCGTCGTGCGCCTCGAGTGCCTGGCCGACGCGCTCGACTCGCGGGCGGACTTCGGTGTGTGGGGCGGGATGACGGAGCGCGAGCGCCGCGCGCTGCGCCGCAGGCGCCCCGAGGTGGAGTGCTGGCGCGACGAGCTGGTCGGCGAGGCCGACGCGACGCGGGCGCAGGCGCTGGCCACCTGACGGCGGCCCGGCCGGCCCGGCCGGTGCGCCGGGCTCCGGGCTAGGGTGGCGTCATGGCCACCACCACGTGGGAGTACGCGACCGTCCCGCTCATCGTGCACGCGACCAAGGCGATCCTCGACCAGTGGGGTCAGGACGGCTGGGAGCTCGTCCAGGTCCTCCAGTCCGAGACCGGGCTGGTCGCCTACCTCAAGCGCCCGACGGGCGAGAAGTGACCGGGCGCGTCCTCGAGCGCCTCGCGGCGCTCGGCATCGAGCTGCCCGAGGTCGCCGCGCCCGTCGCCGCCTACGTCCCCGCCGTCCGGACGGGCGCGTACGTCCACACCTCCGGCCAGCTCCCGTTCGTCGGTGGTGCCCTGCCCGTCGCCGGCAAGGTGGGCGCGGGCCCCGGGCTGGTGTCGCCCGAGACGGCCCAGGAGCTCGCCCGGACCGCGGCGCTGAACGCCGTCGCGGCGGTCGCCTCGCTGGTGGGCGACCTCGACCGGGTCGTCCGGGTCGTCAAGGTCGTCGGCTTCGTCGCCAGCGATCCCGCGTTCACCGGCCAGCCCGGCGTCGTCAACGGAGCGAGCACCCTGCTGCACGAGGTGTTCGGCGACGCAGGCGTGCACGCGCGCTCCGCCGTGGGCGTCGCGGTGCTGCCGCTCGACTCGCCCGTCGAGGTCGAGATCGTCGTCGAGCTCGCTCCCGAGGCCTGACCTCCGCACCCCGGGGACCACGACGGCCCGGCCGCCCACGGGGCGACCGGGCCGTCGGTGTCCGGCGCGCTCCCGGGGCGCGCCTCTCGGCGCGCCGTGCTCAGGGTGCCGGTCGCTCAGCGCGCCCGTCGCTCCAGCCGCTCGAGGTCCAGCAGCACGATCGCGCGGCCCTCCCGTCGGACCCAGCCGCGCGCGGCGAAGTCGGCCAGCGCCTTGTTGACGGTCTCCCGGCTGGCGCCGACGAGCTGCGCGAGCTCCTCCTGCGTCAGGTCGTGCGCGACGCGCACGCCCTCGTCGGTCTGCTGCCCGAACCGGTGCGACAGGTCCAGCAGCGCCTTGGCGACGCGGCCCGGCACGTCGGAGAACACCAGGTCCGCGAGCGCGTCGTTCGTGCGGCGCAGCCGGCGGCCCAGCGCACCGAGCAGGTGCTTGGCGACGGTCGGGTTCTGCTCGAGCCACGGGATGAGGTCGCCGTGGCCGAGCTCCAGCACGACGGCGTCGGCGAGACCGGTCGCGGTGGCGGTCCGCGGGCCGGGGTCGAACAGCGACAGCTCGCCGAACATCTCGCCCGGACCGAGCACGGCGAGCAGGTTCTCCCGCCCGTCCGAGGAGCGGCGGCCGAGCTTGATCTTGCCGGAGCGGATCACGTACAGCCGGTCACCCGGCTCGCCCTCGTGGAACAGCACCTCTCCGCGCGCGACGTGCACCGGCGCCATCGACGCGAGCAGCGTCCGGGACGCCTCGGGGTCCATGTTCGCGAACAGGGGCGCCGTGAGCACGACGTCGTCCTCCACGGGAGGAACCTCACCTTCTGACCGGGATGTGACGACCCTCAGTCTGCCTCATCGGGCGCGTGCGGCCCCGCCGAGCGCGCGGGTGCCGCCGTCGGTGACGTCGCGCGCGAGCTGCTCGATGTACCGGTCGGTCAGCTCGCGCAGGGCATCGGCGAGCCGATGCTCGTACCGGGCGAGCCGCCCCTCGAGCTCGCGGAGCCGCGGCAGCTCCTGGACCTCGGCGATCGGGAGCGCGCCGCGCACCGCCGCCGCGAGCTCGGCGGCGGGCGGGACGTCGCCGGCGGGACCGAGCAGGTCGCGCACGTCAGGGTCGGCCCCGGGGGCCTGCGGCGGCGCGGCTGCGGCCACGGCCAGCTCCAGGCGGTCCCGGACGAGGCGGCGCCACCGGACCACGTGCTGGTGCTCCAGGCGCAGGGCGCTCCGCTGCCTGCGCAGCTCGACGAGCTCCGCAGCCGTGCCCGCCAGGGTCATGCGTTCCGCCGTCCTCCTCGGGACCGCGGGTCGCGGGCCGTCCCCCAGTCGTTCGACGTGCACCGGCGCGGACTTGAGCGGTCGCGGGTGTGAACCGCGCCTCGGTCACCCGGGGGAA is a window encoding:
- a CDS encoding Crp/Fnr family transcriptional regulator; this encodes MDPEASRTLLASMAPVHVARGEVLFHEGEPGDRLYVIRSGKIKLGRRSSDGRENLLAVLGPGEMFGELSLFDPGPRTATATGLADAVVLELGHGDLIPWLEQNPTVAKHLLGALGRRLRRTNDALADLVFSDVPGRVAKALLDLSHRFGQQTDEGVRVAHDLTQEELAQLVGASRETVNKALADFAARGWVRREGRAIVLLDLERLERRAR
- a CDS encoding DUF4177 domain-containing protein, whose protein sequence is MATTTWEYATVPLIVHATKAILDQWGQDGWELVQVLQSETGLVAYLKRPTGEK
- a CDS encoding WhiB family transcriptional regulator; the protein is MSIAGPDGHWTARAACGSGKVRPDELFVEGAAQRDARSVCTSCVVRLECLADALDSRADFGVWGGMTERERRALRRRRPEVECWRDELVGEADATRAQALAT
- a CDS encoding metallophosphoesterase — encoded protein: MTHPAARTLGGLALAGAGALAWASLVEVRWYTLREVTVPVLPPGQDPLRVLHLSDLHLTPGQRRKVDWVRDLASLRPDLVVDTGDNWAHLDAMPALLHALEPHLGTPGAFVWGSNDFVAPTPKNPARYLLPDARTTRREPPVELPWRELGRRLSSAGWVDLTNRRGEVTTAGRRISLVGTDDAHLDRDRFPVGGGPDDVRPARVRDDAGVARAEGGDVDLHLGVTHAPYRRVLDAMHADDADLVLAGHTHGGQLAVPGYGALVTNCDLDRGRAKGLHGWPGPRPDERGGADSTWLHVSGGLGTSPYAPVRFACRPEATLLTLVPA
- a CDS encoding RidA family protein, whose protein sequence is MTGRVLERLAALGIELPEVAAPVAAYVPAVRTGAYVHTSGQLPFVGGALPVAGKVGAGPGLVSPETAQELARTAALNAVAAVASLVGDLDRVVRVVKVVGFVASDPAFTGQPGVVNGASTLLHEVFGDAGVHARSAVGVAVLPLDSPVEVEIVVELAPEA
- a CDS encoding transglycosylase domain-containing protein, giving the protein MAPSPSPRGRQVTVVQALALLLAFVLTAGVGGLLTAGLVLPTVAVADTATDLSIEAFEDLPSELEPGPLSEKSTMLAADGTVLATFYSENRVVVPLEDVSEYMQQAVIATEDKRFYLHGGIDPAGMMRAAARNLMGSSREGASTLTQQYVKNVLIETAVRDNDLAAAAAAREAEGTEGYARKLREAKLAIALEKRMTKDEILENYLNIAQFGVATYGVESAAQRYFSKSAKDLTYLEAATIAGITKSPSALDPVDYPEDAQGRRNVVLGLMRDQDYITKEEYDTGVQTPIADTLHVSEPRSGCMSAGSVVAGSGFFCDYVTRVIENDPAFGETPEERRELLLRGGLTITTTLDPRLQTSADGEVKAGVPVDDPTGIGSAISVVEPGTGQIKAMAENRNFNNSADAAGRDTSVNYNTSYDYGGSTGFAPGSTFKPFTLLEWLKQGHSLNERVNGSVRPLNENQFTACGQKGINKTWTPGNAEGGRGVMTVADATKGSVNLAYLTMAMQLDLCNIMEGAAQLGVVKAGGKSGTGAFDPFPANVLGSQSTTPLALAAAYATFASGGTYCQPIAITSVKNANGEELEVPSATCTQALSPELANAMNFGLSQVFNGTGKTIGTPQYTASGKTGTTSENEYTWFVGYTPRLSTAVWVGYPDRFTPMQHLTVNGRWITYMYGATIAGPTWKRFMDTALLDGQPNPGFGEPTSDYVYGRPVPVPSVVGQDQVSAISTLEGAGFVVSLTAPASSDTVPAGAVISQDPAGEAVLGSSITLTVSSGPAPQAPDPQDNGQQDDNGPGGGGGEGGANPPGQNARP